The window aatgtaatatatttatctgcaaatgactaccacttaacaaaaaacattaaaacgttacgtttcagggtttgaccaatttgagaggtAAAGTTGTTTACGTGGCGATTTCTCATTGGTCctcatattttaaaataattaaaaattaaaacacataaattaacaaaataaaaataaaagatattgaGCGTCATTTTCACCCATCAtaacttttttttcaaaaaacagacGTCGCGATTATCCTAATGGGTAACTCTTTCGTaaatccggtcgaaacaagtacttatttgctTATTTCCCAACACgtaaaccgaaaaagatatttaacgtcgtttttaTCTATCAAAAcgatgatttttcaaaaaaatggaCGTAACAATTATCCTTATGgaataactctttcgaaaattcgGTAggaacaagtacttattcgcctattttccaAAATGTAAACCGAgaaagagttatcccataagAGTAATTCCGAagttcgttttttgaaaaatcattgttatgatgggtaaaaatgatgttaaatatctttttcggtttacATGTCGGAAAATAGGCAAaaaagtacttgtttcgaccggatttCCGAAGGAGTTATCCCATTGGAATGCGAcatccgttttttgaaaaaaaatcgtTACGATGGTTTaaaatgacgtcaaatatcttttatttttattttgttgatttatgagttttaatttttaattattttaacatacgaggatcaatgagatactgccacatagacaacttaaactctcaaattggtcaaacccttaaacttaacggtcaattaacgttttccgttaagtggtagttatttgcagagaaatatatcacattaaatagttttttgcaaaagaaaaaatacataaggtagttttttgcaaataaaccaataaattaggtagtttgttataaatttttcttttaataattagtcaTGAGCATGCAATCATGTAATCAAGCAGTACATTTCATTTTGTCCtcaaacttaaaacttaaaagtttaACGTCAATATATTAAAAGTTAGAAAGATGGTTTAATGGCCTCACATTACCTCTCATTTAAGGAAATTTCTCCCTAAAAACTTGTATGTTCAAAAATATCACGATAACACTTTCTCATCTCTACTTCAGTTTCTTAAGTTGCTTCTTCAGTGTTGGGTTGTCCATACaatcaacttaattttttttgtttcggATACATCTTGTTTTGATAACAAAGATTTTTACAAAACCatcattaataaacaaaatttgtaATTATCTCATATAATCAACAAAATATACATTTCAGCCTTCAAAATCCCCAAAATTCAAATAACCACAACAAAGAAATACAAAATTCAAACCTTcatcaattatatatttaataaaaataaatcttaAAACTAAATAATAGTACTTTAATAGCTACTAAATTTACATTCATGTACCTATCAACAAGTCAAAATACAAGGACATTtgcctaactcatcctcgacctCTCCATTATTTCATCTACAAGATCAGCGTCCTCATTGACATTGACATCCTCTCCTTCAGTCTCATACCGATCATAAATATCCATTGTATGAGTAAAACCTTCTTCTTCGTACACATTTTGTGGAACAATGTTTCTTTGGTGAACTCCCTTCTCACCAAGTCAAACTAAACCATAATATTGCGGTTTAAACCCACGCAGAAGTATGTACTCCAATAAGAATGTCAACACTATTGAGCGTTAATACAATGCCACACTAACTTGATGTTCGAcaacaatattacaaaatttcaTTAACCTCATCCACAAATTCTGACAGTTCAATGCaaccatacatccaagaatgcTCTTTTGTCACCtaaaatgatattaaaaaaagttgtgcttttaatttatttatattgaaaAAGACATACACtaactaataaagtaatattCGACATCCAAGAACAGTCCTAGACGAGGACTACTGGGACTGTTCAAGACTTACTCCTAATGAGTAAGTTTTGAACGGGTAACTAGGCATAAGATTATGcgtcaacttttaattaatccaACCATATTGAAAttgcaaaataataataataataataataataataataataataataataataataataataataataataataagagattcaacaatataattaaaattcatatatttgtTCAAATTTAGTCCACTCTACTAACAGAACATATTAACTCCAAAAGAGGCcccttttttatataaaatacacGTAAATCAAAACCATTAGTCAACTCATTATACAAACTTCAAAGTAtataaattccaaaaataacagttgcatacataattaaaataacacttaattcaaataaaaaaaatcatttaaccctaaaataattttcaaacaaatttccaaaataacaatttccaaaaataaattttctgtGTTCTCATGTTATTATGTGAATTATTTGCTTGAATAACGTGAATGTGATATTAATCACATGTTAAAAATTATGTTAGATGACGAGGAACGGCAACACTTCCACCGCTTAGGAAGCCAGGATCCGAAAGTTAGAAGAATAATTGACAAGAATGGAGAGGGTAAGCGAGCGGCTGCTCAACCTGATGGAGAGCCAGACTCGACATCAAGACAACAATGATGGCAAGTATTTTAAGGCTATGGCAACCCATTGCCCACCTTAGTATGATGGGGCAGCTGACCCGGTCTGTTTTGAGGACTGGCTTTCTCACATGGAGAAACTGTTACAAGTGATCAATTTCCCGGAGAGCATGAAAGTGAAACTGCTTTCCTTCTATCTTATTAGCCCTGCTGAGATGTGGTGGCGTACTGTTAAGCCCTCCATGGCCACTGCTTCTTAGGAGGAGTTTCTTAAAACTCTTCGTGAGCAGTTCTACCCATCTTCTCTTCAACGTAAAAAGGAGAATGAATTCTTACTTTTGCGTCAGGGTCTCATGTCCGTCGTTGAGTACAATAGAAAATTCAATGAATTGTCTCGCTTTACTACTAATATTGTTAGTGCTGAGAAAGTTTGTGCATCTCGTTTCTTTGAAGGTATTAATCTTAAGATCCAGAAGTGGATCGGAAAATACTCTGACTTTCGAGATCTTTATGACTGAGCACTCGAATTTGAGAGGATCCCTAATAAAGAAGATGGTGCAAACAAAAGGAAGTTTAGTGTTGGCAAAAACATCAATAAGAGCAAGAAGCCCAACAATTGGGTGCGTAAACCCTTCTAACCATCAGCTTCAGTAAAACCAATGGTGTGGAAGTGTCGTTTGTGTGGTAAGGATCATAGAGGGCATTCCTGCATTGGCAAGATCATTTGCTATAAGTGCAAGCAAGAAGGCCACATTGCTACTGAGTGTAGATCAGGTTTTCAGCCAGGAGTTGGGAGTTCGGGGTGCTACAGGTACTTCTGGGTCTTCTGGTAATAGGAATCTGAACAATTTAGGAAAGAAGATTATTGGACTACATGCCATTAGTGGTTACATTGATAATCTGCATGAGGAGTTTGAAGGTAAAGGCATTTCTGGTCATTTTATGGTTGCAAAATCTTCTGCACATATTCTTTTTGGTTCTGGAGCCGATCGATCTTTTATCTCTACCTCTTTTCTTTATAAATCCTCTATCTCTCTTGAACCTCGGAAACTTAAGCTCCAAATTCTACTACCTGACGGTTCACCATTCTTATGTGATCGTGTCTTTCTTAACTTCCCTCTTAAGATTTCAAACCAACATCTGCCTGCCTATTTAATAGTGTTTGAACTgggtacatatgatattattttggggatggactggttaGGACGTCATCATGCAGAGATTTTATGTAAAGAGaagatcgttcgggttaagACTCTAGAAGGAGAATTTTTGATTAGGAAAAATTCTAAGTTCCCCATTCACACTATTTCTGCAGTTCAAGCCATTAATATGATCAAGCAAGGAGACGAGGGATATCTATGTTTTATTTCTAGTAGTGAGGAGAAAACCAAGTTAAGTCTTAAGGAAATCCTAATTGTTTGTAAATACCCTAACGTTTTCCCTGAGGATTTACTTGGGTTACCTCCGAGGAGAGAGGTTGACTTCCATATTGATCTAATTCCTGATGCTACCCTTATCTCTAAGACTCCATACCGCTTTGCACCAGCTGAGTTAGCCGAGTTAAAGAAACAATCGGATGAGTTATTGGAGAAAGGTTTTATTCGACTTAGTGTGTCACCCTGGGGATTCCCTGTTTTGTTTGTAAAGAAGAAGGATGGAACAATGAGattatgtattgattatagggagattaatAAGATTACTATTAAGAACCGATACCCTTTGCCTAGGATAGATGATCTGTTCGATCAGTTGAGAGGTGCTTAGGTGTTCTCTAAGATTGATTTAAAGTCtggatatcatcaattgaggatgGCTGAGGAAGATGTTCCTAAGACGGCATTCCAAACccgatatggacattatgagtttttggagatgccatttgggttaacaaatgcaTCTGCggcatttatgaatttaatgCAAAGTCATCTTCatccttatttggataagtttgtagttgtttttatCGATGATAACTTGGTATATTTGAGAAACAAGGAAAAACATGAAGAACACTTGAGGACGATTTTGGAGcttttgagaaaagagaaattgtatggaaattttagtaagtgtgagttttggcttgaggagATTGCCATCCTGGGTGATATTGTGTGTAAGGGTGGAATTTTAGTGGATCTTGAGAAGATTAAAGCGATAACTGACTGGCCAATTCCGAAAAATATGACTGAAGTTAGGAGCTTTTTAGGATTAGCTAggtactataggaaatatgttgaaaacttttctaaGGTTGCTCGCCCTATGTTTGAGTTGTTGAAGAAAGGGATACGATTTTAGTGGAATGAGAGGCACACGATTGCTTTTGAGGAATTAAAGAAGAAACTTACTACTGCCCCTATTTTAGCAATGCCTGATTGTTGCAAGCCATTCGAGGTCTATTATGATGCTTCATTCGAaggcttgggttgtgtacttatgcaagaagAAAGGGTTATAGCTTATGCATCAAGGCAGTTGAGGtcacatgaggtgaattatcccaTGCATGACATTGAACTTGCTGCAGTGATCTTTGCTCTGAAGTTGTGGAGACACTATTTGTGTGGGTTACCATGTAAGATCTATACCGATCATCAAAACTTGAGGTATGTCTTCAAATAGAAGGAACTGAACATTCGCCAAGGCGGtggcttgaggttattaaggattatgattttGAGATTGTGTACCACCCTAGGAAGGCGAATAAGGTAGCTGATGCCTTGAGTAGGAAATCGAGAGTGCCCGTGAATGACATTATGACTGTACCTTGGGAGTTGTACCGTGAGATGCAGAGTTTAGGAGCGATGACTGTACAACCCACTTTGTTCGATCGTATCATTGAAGCACAACTTGAAGATCCAGAGATTGTTGAATTGATTCATAGAGTTGAGGATAATGAGACTAATGCTTTTTAGTTAGGACAAAGAGGAGAGTCGAGGATGAATGGTAGATTGTGTGTTCCAAATCAACTTGATTGAAGAATGAGATTTTAAAGGAAGGTCATCAGAGTTTGTTTCCCTTATATCCAGGTCGTGATAAAATGACTGAAGAGATTAGAGAgctattttggtggaaaggccTAAGAAAGGATGTATCCGATTTTGTATCCAAGTGTTTAGTTTTCCAGAGGGTAAAGTTTGAAAGACAAAAGAGTTCGGGATTGCTTCAGTTATTGCCTGTCCCCGATTGGAAGTGGGACTCGATTTCTATGGACTTTATAGTAGGATTACCGAGGACCCGGCGAGGGAATGATGCTATTTGGGTTATAGTCGACAGATTGACCAAGGTTGCTAGGTTTGTGCtgatgaagaatacttggggaGCCAATCATTTAGAGGTTGCCTATGTTCGAGAAATTGTTAGGCTTCATGGAGTCCCGAGGATTATCGTTTCAGATCGGGATCCGAAGTTTTTATTGAGGTTTTAGGAAAAGCTATAGGAAGCTTTTGGGACTAAATTATGCttgagtactgcttttcatcctGCGACTGTTGGACAGACTGAGAGAACCATTCAAACCTTAGAGTATCTCTTGAGATGTTGTGTTTTAGACTTTGGAGGCTCTTGAGAATATAAATTACCAATGGTGGAGTTCGCCTACAACAACAGTTTTCAATCTAGCATTAAGATGGCACCGAATGAAGCTCTATATGGAAGAAAGTGTCGAGCACCTTTGTGTTGGGATTTGATTGATAGGACCGTACCAGAAGGTCCAGATGTGATTCAAGAGTCCATTGATGCTTTGAAGATTGTTCAACAAAACATGAGAGCAGCACAGAGGCGACAAATGAGCTATGCTGATAATCGCTGAAGGATGTTGCAATTCGAGGTTGGCGACAAGGTATTCCTTAAGGTTTCACCTACGAGAGGTGTCCAGCGTTTTGGGGTTCGAGAAAAGTTGAGTCCAAAGTTCATTAGACCTTTTGAGATCCTAAGAAGAGTCGGAGAAGTTGcttatgagttggctttacctCCGAGTTTggcaaaagttcataatgtgtttcatgtttcacagttgaggaaATACGTTCATGTTCCATCACATATGCTAGCCTATGAACCACTTCTAATCAATGAGTCCTTAGCCTATGAAGAGAGACCTATCAGGATTTTGGACACTCGAGTAAAGGAATTGAGGAACTCTAGGATCCTGTTAGTCAAGGTTCTGTGGTCAAACCACGGAGTCAAGGAAGCTACTTGGGAGAAAGAGGCAGACATAAGAGAGCAATACCCTAGCATTTTCGGTAAGTTCTAGTTTCGGTACGAAACTATCTTAAAAGGGAAGAATTGTAACTGACTCAACATTCTTGATTTAATCATTTATGATTAGTTCTTAATTCATTCAATTTAATTCCTAATTCTTGATTATTAAGCTCCAACCTTATTCTAAAAACCTATATTCCAACcaattattttctttatcttatatctttatttaattttcaatttcttatCTTGTTGATTTCATTTCCGATTTAGCTTTCaagttatttattatttaattttcttttactcGTCCGATTTGTTAAATTAATCcggatatatttatttttttggtttcggaatatttttttatgagcCCAaaggtttttattattatcacgaaaatttttaaatcgtttttattttagttttaggtTTTCCAAAACTTTAcgtttaaaattcttatttataaattaatttcattaatcattattttAACGACATTAACGATTTTATCTAAACTATTTTAATCTAGTATAATTTTatcattaactttaattaaatttttaagcaACTTTAATACCTAAACTAaattttatcatcaaaaattTGCTTTGgtcaaaaattttcttttatctaaACCCATATAATTTTATACTTGTACACTTGTACAAGTAAATTTcatgaatcaaaaaaaaaaaatcaaccccTCCCTTACTCCTATAACCCATGGTTGTATACTTGTATATGAAATCATGGGCCAagcttttttctaattttttaatccAAATCCCCTTACCCATATGTCCCCCAAGTCTTAGTATTTAAAAGAACCCATGTTCTTGTAATTTACACTTAGCAAATTGGAGCAAAACACCCCTAATTAGCCCCTCCTAGCCGTACACTATCAAAACCTTAAGCCTCTTGATTTTGTTTCCATCTAATTTCTAATTtcacaaaataacacatttatATTCATTtcctaattatattttttatatatgttgatgaAACTCAAAAATAGAGCTTAGAACACTaacttaaatcatcatcattttggGTTGGAAAAATATTTTGAGAGCTTATAAGAACATCACTTTTGGAGCTTTGAAGCTTGGAGTATTTAGCTTGGAGTATTTAGCTTGGAGGAACttacttattattttcctaattagtactaagtactaatccttggtgttactatagtataacttcttaccctactctttatgtggaattttacattatatttacctTATAATATACTAAGTATGAAACACGTTAAGTTAAGGATTTTtagttaatgaaattatgattatattatattaattatgtttatgttCATAGTATTTTAAGATAAACTTGTTTAGGAATTCAGGTTAAAAATTTTATTCCAGAAACGTTAAGTGTAAATTAATACCAGTATGTTTTATTTATGTGTCATATTAGGTATATACTAAGTTGttagtttaataatttttttttttgttttgtgagCAATCCTATGAACATGTTATATTAACTAAgattatattaaaaatgttGCTATTTAAGGGTCCTCAAAGTTATACTAAATATCTAATTAAAGAGtataagtttatatttttaatagattatgttaattatttaaatttatgatttattatgatgaattaaatttagttgTTTATAGGTGGAAAATATTCTAAAAGTAGGctataaaaaaatgaataaaagaaaaataaaaataatataataaacacttatatattaaataatataataagttACTAAATGTTTATAATAAGTTACAAATATATTTGTGAATAACCTTTTATAAGcattaaatattgaagttgtGAAAATCATAAagtttatttgaaaatattaattttcttgaatttataaaatttcacttgaattacaataaaaaaaatattaaagtgtttGAAAATTTCAGAGTTACCTGAAAACTTTAATTCTCGTGAAgtcgcaaaaaataaaataaaataaaataaaaatttcaacatgATTATATTAGATAAAGGAAAATTGTCACCTAAGATTGTCAAACTCAAAGTAAAAGTGAACTTTTAGCAATAAAAATATGACGTGCTTGTGTAAAATTATCCGTGTATTGATTGAAttaccctgatagtaaggtaatgtcgaaccatggtcCGGCATGTAAAAATCCC of the Amaranthus tricolor cultivar Red isolate AtriRed21 chromosome 6, ASM2621246v1, whole genome shotgun sequence genome contains:
- the LOC130815639 gene encoding uncharacterized protein LOC130815639, which translates into the protein MLQFEVGDKVFLKVSPTRGVQRFGVREKLSPKFIRPFEILRRVGEVAYELALPPSLAKVHNVFHVSQLRKYVHVPSHMLAYEPLLINESLAYEERPIRILDTRVKELRNSRILLVKVLWSNHGVKEATWEKEADIREQYPSIFGKF